CCTCTCCAGCGTGTTTTTATCCCGCCGCGCGCGGGTGAAGAAAAGCCGACCGTCCCTGGCATATAGCCTGATGCTGGGAGTTAAAATCCCGGATTATGAAATTGAAAAACGCTTCTGGTTTAACGAGCATTTTGAAGGCGGTCATCTGTTCCGCAATTCGCTGATCCTGGAAATCGTGCCGCCTACGGATGAAACAACGCCCTGGAAGATCAAATATGCCTGGCAGGATTCCGGCTTTGCCAGCGCGGATATTCCGTTGAATCCTAAGCAAATGATCGGCCACGAATGCGAAGTCACCATTCCTGTCGTCAGCGGCACCGTTGACACGACGGGAGTCCTGCGCCCCTCCACTCCGGGGATTTCCGGTCAGTTGCGCTTTAAAATACAGAACTGGAATCTTTCTTAATCACGCAGGTTGAGGAAATGGGAAAGGAAGAATAAAGACATTGCCGTAGTATAAAAACAAAAAAACCACCCGAGGGTGGTTTCACGACACTGCTTATCATTGATTTTATTCTTGTTTTTCCCATGGTACCCGGAACGAGACTTGAACTCGTACAGCCTATGGCCGAGGGATTTTAAATCCCTTGTGTCTACCGATTCCACCATCCGGGCTCGGGAAGAAATTGGAGGCGCGTTCCGGAGTCGAACCGGACTAGACGGATTTGCAATCCGCTACATAACCGCTTTGCTAACGCGCCTTAAATCTTTTGTCTTGCGACCAGCACCCGCAACTGCCGATGCTTTTAATTTGGAGCGGGAAACGAGACTCGAACTCGCGACCCCGACCTTGGCAAGGTCGTGCTCTACCAACTGAGCTATTCCCGCATGTCACCAAGCTATTTGTAATCACTTGATTTCATTATCATCCGGCAAGCAGTGCCGCCGTTCGATGCGTTGCATTCTACTTATATGACGATTTGAGTCAACGTTATTTTTGCTTCCCAGGATCGTTTGCTGAAAATTACGCCGAAACGATCACTGATCAAGCAGATCGCCGCGCGAGGCATTGAGGTATTGCAGCATTGACCACAGCGTCAGCACCGCAGCGACCCACAGCAAGCCAATTCCCGCCCACTCGACCCAGGCGTTCGGACGCCACAGCATCCACACAAGAGAGGCCATCTGCGCGGTAGTTTTCACTTTACCAATCCAGGAGACCGCCACGCTGCTACGTTTGCCCAACTCAGCCATCCACTCTCGCAGCGCAGAGATAATAATTTCTCGGCCAATCATCGTTGCCGCCGGCAGCGTTACCCACCAGGTGTGGTAATGCTCTGCCACCAGCACCATCGCAATGGCGACCATGACTTTATCGGCAACAGGATCGAGGAATGCACCGAAGCGCGTGCTCTGATTCCAGCGTCGCGCCAGATAGCCATCAAACCAGTCCGTCACTGCGGCCACAAGGAAGATCAGCGCACATACGAAAGGAGCCCACGTGAACGGCATGTAAAAAGCCAACACAAAGAACGGGATAAGTACGACGCGAAAAAGCGTGAGCAACGTAGGGATGTTAAATCGCATAGTGACGGTAACTGTCTGTTGTCAGTAAAATTTAGCTCTATGTTGCTACAGAGCCCTCAATGTTTCAACGAGTAGTAGATCTTTTCTGCCAGCCCTTGCGAAATACCCGGCACTTTTGCAATTTCCTCTGCACTGGCGTTGAGTAATCCTTGCAATCCACCCATGTACTTCAACAACATCTGACGACGTTTTGGCCCGACGCCCTCGATCGTCTCCAGCGTACTGGTATTTTTCACTTTTGCCCGTTTTTTGCGATGCCCGCCAATAGCGTGATCGTGCGAGTCATCGCGAATATGCTGAATCACATGCAGTGCAGGCGAATCCGGCGGCAAACTGAATCCCTCACCTTCGGGCTCAAGGAACAGCGTTTCCAGACCGGCTTTGCGATCGGTTCCTTTGGCGACACCGAGCAGTAACGGATGATGTTTATCCCACGGTACATCCAGCTCGGCAAAAACCGCTTTCGCCTGACCTAGCTGCCCTTTCCCGCCATCGATCACGATAACATCCGGGATTTTCGTCTCTTCAATCGCCTTGCCGTAGCGACGACGCAGAACCTGGTTCATCGCGGCATAATCATCGCCCGGCGTAATACCGGTAATATTGTAGCGACGATATTCGGCGCGCACTGGCCCATTCGCATCAAACACCACGCAGGAGGCGACCGTTTGCTCACCCATCGTATGACTGATGTCGAAACACTCCATCCGCTTCACTTCAGGGAGTTTCAGCACCGTCGCCAGAGCCGTGAGACGCTGATGAATGGTAGATTGCTGGGAAAGTTTGGTCGTCAGCGCCGTCGCAGCGTTGGTACGCGCCAGCTTCAAATAGCGGGCGCGGTCACCGCGTGGTTTGGTCTGAACATTAACGCGTCGCCCAGCCAGTTCGGACAGGGAATCTGCCAGCAGGGTTTTATCATTAAGATTAAAGTCGAGCAGGATTTCCGCTGGCAACGTGCGCATCTGGCTGCCCTGCAAATAGAACTGACCGACAAAGGTCTCGACAACTTCGCCCAGTTCGGTGCCACCCGGTACTTTTGGGAAATAGCTGCGGCTGCCCAGCACTTTACCCTGACGGATAAACAGAACGTGAACGCATGCCAGCCCGGCGTCGAAGGAGACGCCAATCACATCCAGGTCGTCGCCATTGTTCGACACAAATTGCTTCTCAGTGACGCGTCGCACCGCCTGAATTTGATCGCGAATACGCGCTGCCTCTTCAAACGCTAACGCGTGGCTGGCTTTTTCCATCCGCGCAATCAGCTGCGTCAGCACCTGATCGTCTTTACCCGCAAGGAACAAACGCACGTAATCGACCTGCTGCGCGTAGTCTTCTTCGCTGACCAGCCCTTCCACGCACGGGCCGAGACAGCGCCCAATCTGATATTGCAGGCAGGGACGCGAGCGGTTGCGATAAACGCTGTTTTCGCACTGGCGAACCGGGAAGATTTTTTGCAGCAATGCCAGCGTTTCACGCACGGCATAACCGTTCGGGAACGGGCCGAAATACTCGCCTTTCGCGTGTTTCGCTCCACGGTGCATCGCCAGACGCGGGTGAGTATCACCGCTGAGAAAAATGAAAGGATAGGATTTATCATCGCGCAACAAGACGTTATAACGCGGCTGATAGAGTTTGATGTAGTTATGTTCCAGCAACAGCGCTTCGGTTTCCGTATGAGTTACGGTCACGTCTATCTGCTGGATCTGCGCCACCAGAGCTTCAGTTTTGCGGGAGGCCAGATTATTGCGGAAATAGCTGGAAAGACGCTTTTTCAGGTCTTTCGCTTTGCCTACATAGATAACCGTGCCGCCCGCGTCATACATCCGATAGACGCCAGGCTGGCTGGTCACGGTTTTCAGAAAAGATTTTGAATCGAACACATCACTCACTGACTTGTTAGGGTCTCTGCATTGCACAGACCATGACGAATAGCCAGGTGAGTGAGTTCGACATCGCCATGAATGTTCAGTTTACTGAACATTCGGTAACGATAGCTGTTCACCGTTTTCGGGCTGAGATTCAACTGCTCGGAAATCTCATTCACCTTTTGGCCTTTGGTGATCATCAGCATAATCTGCAATTCACGCTCAGACAAACTGGCAAACGGCGATCCGGTCTTATCCGGTTCAATTTGACTTAACGCCATCTGTTGAGCGATATCCGACGCGATATAGCGTTGTCCGGAGAACACTGAACGAATTGCATTAACCACTTCCTGTGGCGCGGCACCTTTAGTCAGGTAGCCTGCGGCCCCCGCCTGCATGACTTTCGCCGGCAGTGGGTTTTCCGTGTGGACGGTTAGCATGATGACTTTGGTATCAACGTAAGCCCGCGCGATTTTGCGCGTAGCTTCGAGTCCACCGATGCCGGGCATGTTCATATCCATCAGCACCACATCGGCTGAGTGCGTACGGCACCATTTTACGGCATCTTCGCCACAACAGACTTCGCCTGCGACTTTAATACCCTTTATATCTTCAAGTATGCGTCGTATCCCTGCGCGCACGAGTTCGTGGTCATCAACAAGAAGAACGTTGATCAAAGGAATGTCTCCAGAAATAGGGATAACGCGACTGACTGCTAATTTGGCTTATATTAACGGTTTTCATGCCAAGTTTGAAACGCTAAAAAATGCGCCATTCGATTTCGTTCTCGTTTTTGGAAATTAGCCTGTACAGCAAGTGGAAAGAAAATCTCATTTGAAAAGCTGAATAACCGTAATTTTTAAGCTTCTGTATTCAAAAAGTTACGAAAAAAGCGGCCACCAGCGCAAGGGAAAAACAGCGCTTATATTTTTGTAACAATAATTAACAGTACGCACACTACCTATAAACAATTAAGAGAGGTTAAAACATTAAAGTGATTCTACTTAATGCTAGTTTACCCAAATAAACAAAGCGCACATTTGAACAAAAAATAACCACTGCTTTTTTCCCTCTGTCTTGTGGTATACTCCGCCGCCATAACTTTCATCGTCGCGCTCAAGCGCCGTTTTGTACTGAGGAATAACAATGAGCACACCTGAATTCGCCACTGCCGAAAATAACCAAGAACTGGCGCAGGAAGTATCCTGTCTGAAAGCCCTACTGACCCTTATGTTGCAGGCGATGGGCCAGGCTGACGCGGGTCGTGTGATCATTAAGATGGAAAAACAAATTGCCCAGATGGAAGATCAGGGGCAGGCAGATGTATTTGCCGGTACGGTTAAGCAAATTAAACAGGCTTACCGCCAGTAATAAAGAAACGGCTGAATGCAATGCATTCAGCCGTTTTCGTGTCTGGCACGCAGAACAGTGAAAGTGTTGTCAGATGAATCCTGTTGCCGCCGCATAACAGGCAATTTGCGTCTTATTCGGCGCGTTAAATTTCTTCTGCATATTCTTCTGATGGAAGTTAACTGTATTCTCTGAAATTGACAGAATAATGGCGATTTCAGCCGACGTTTTTCCTTCCGCCGTCCACTTCAGAATTTCCTTCTCACGCTTGCTGAATTTCATCTCAGGTGGCATCACCATTTCATGTTCAAAGCGCAGCAACGCCGTCAGCGCCATTTGCACTAACATTTGCAGACGCAACTCTATTTCTTCGCTGTCCATCATTTTGCCAAACTGACTGGTTCGGGAAACGGACAGAAAGCCTAACGCGTGATTAGGCAGCATTAAGCATTGGGTAATCCCCTTGCGGATACCGTGGTCGCGAGCCCCATCCCATAATGGTTGCGCTTCAGAGAATAAGTCATCCGTCCAGGGAAGGTGTCCCTGAATGAAATTCTCTCGCTTTAATACCGGATCAATAGCGAAATAGTTTTCTGACTGATATTGCGACATCCATTCAGGCGGATAGCTTGAATGAACCGAAATTTTAGGCCGCGTAAACGGAACCGGGTGACGAACACAGAGTGAGTAATAATCGAATTCGAGTGCCTGTGTTTGTTGCTGAAGTTCGTTATAAACCTCGTCAACCGTGCCCATTTCCTGGAATCGCAGGAAGCAATTCCGTCGCCATGTGAAAAAGTCTGTATCCCTCATACTTACTGAATGAAGCCCCTGAAAAAGATAATCATTATTATGGTGAATATAACCTAACACATAAATCTTATTTATATGTATAAAATATCGCCCCAAGTGAGAATAGCTTTCATTTCCAGTACTTTAAGTGATGCCAGACAGAATAAATATATCTACATAATCCGTATTATGGAGAATAATTTGCTCCGAATTATCTTTCCGGAGCAAATCAGCTTTAGCCAGACTACCGTGTCAGGAACTTTTCAAGGAACTGACGTGTGCGAGGTAATTGCGGATTAGTAAACAATTCTTTTGCCGGACCTTGCTCCACAATGCGCCCCTGATCCATGAAAATCGCCCTGTCGGCAACATCTCTGGCAAAGCTCATCTCGTGAGTAACGATAACCAGGGTGCGTTTTTCCTGCGCCAGCTGGCGAATAGTGTTCAGCACTTCGCCAACCAGTTCCGGGTCCAGTGCTGACGTCGGTTCATCGAACAAGATAACATCCGGGCGCATCGCCAGCGCACGCGCAATGGCTACGCGCTGCTGCTGTCCGCCTGAGAGACGACGTGGATAGCTGGTCTCTTTCCCCGATAGCCCAACTTTCGCCAGCAGTTCCCGCGCACGCGCGATCGCTTCCTCTTTCGGCTCACCTTTTACAATGACCGGCCCCTCAATAATGTTCTCCAGCACCGTACGATGCGGGAACAGATTGAAGCTCTGAAAGACAAAGCCCACATGCTGGCGCAGGCGGCGTATCAGCCCCTTTTGCTGCCCGAGGGACTTTCCGGTATCGATGGTGATATCCCCGACGCGAATGGTTCCCCCTTCTGGCTGCTCCAGCAAATTAATGCTGCGCAGTAGGGTGGTTTTACCGGAACCGCTTGGGCCGATAATCGCCACCACCTCGCCCTCTTGCACTTCCAGATCAATACCATGCAACACGGTTTGCCCGTGGAATTTTTTGACCAGGTTTTTGACGTCGATAGCACTCATTTCGGATCTCGCTCCTGGCGGTTAAGCTGGTTCTCAAAATAGTTTTGCAGTGCCGAAAGCACTGTCGCCATGACCCAATAAATTAGCGAAGCTGCCAGATACATGGTGAAAACTTCCAGCGTGCGCGAGGTGATGAGCTGCGCCTGACGGAACAGTTCCGGCACCTGGATCGTCGCCGCCAGTGACGTGTCTTTCACCAGGCTGATAAAGCTGTTGCTGAGCGGCGGGAGCGCCACACGTGCCGCCTGCGGCAGAATGGCCCGACGCAGCGTTTGCCACGGCGTCATGCCGATACTGGCCGCCGCTTCCCATTGGCCTTTATCGATAGAGGAAATCGCCGCTCGCAGCGTTTCAGAGGTGTACGCAGCGGTATTCAGCGACAGGCCAATCATTGCCGCCGGGATCGGGTCCAGCTCGATACCAAACTGCGGCAGGCCGTAGTAGATCATAAACAGCTGAGCGATCAGTGGCGTACCGCGAAATATTGAGATGTAAAACCGCGCCAGCCAGCGTACCGGCAGGATCGGCGACATGCGCATCAATGCCAGGATAAAGCCCAGCACCAGGCCAAAGAACATCCCTCCCAGACTCAGTTGCAGCGTGAACACCGCCCCTTTGAGCAGGTAGGGCAACGAATCAATAACCAGTTGAATACTTTCTTGCATTATTTTTTCCGACCCGCAATTCAGACGTGAGGATGATAGGCAAACAACGCTGGCGCTCCGCCGGTGTGGACAAACAGAATCGCCCCTTCATCCTTAAAGCGTTTCTGGGTAATACCGTCAATCAGCCCCGCCATCGCTTTACCGGTGTAAACCGGATCGAGCAGAATGCCTTCCAGACGCGCCAGCAGTTTGATCGCCTCCTGCCCTTCTTCGTTCGGCGTACCGTAGCCTGGGGCGAAATAGTCATCCCACAGCAGAATATCCGACTTCGCCTGCACTTCCAGCTGCTGTGCAACCGCCTGCTGTAAGGTCACAACCTTTGGCTTCTGATCGGCAATGCTGCGCGATACGGTGACGCCAATCAGCTCGACGTCCGGCATCAGCTGTTCCAGCCCTACCGCCAGCCCGGCGTGCGTCCCGGCGCTGCCGGATGCCACTACCACCGAAGACAAGCTCACCGCCCCTTCGCACTGCTGGGCGATTTCCAGCGCGCTCTCTACATAGCCCAGCGCGCCCAGCACGTTTGAGCCGCCGACCGGAATCACGTACGGACGAAAGCCCTGCGCTTCAACGCGCGTTGCCAGCTCTTCCAGCTGTGCCGCCGGATCGGTCAGCGCATCACACATTTCAATCTGCACGTTAAACAAGTCCAGAAGCAGACGGTTGCCATTAGTCAGATAGTTTTCCGCGCGCGTGCCAATTGGGTTTTCCAGCAACGCCACGCAGTTCAGCCCGAGCTTCGCGGCCACCGCCGCCGTCTGGCGCACGTGGTTTGACTGAATCGCACCGGCGGTGATCAGGGTATCCGCGCCTTCGCGCAGAGCGTCGGCTGCCAGAAACTCCAGCTTACGCAGCTTGTTCCCGCCCATCGCCATTGGGGTCACATCGTCACGCTTGATAAAAATGTCGCGTCCTAAATAGTCAGAAAAACGCGGTAAATATTCCAGTGGCGTTGGCGCGCCGATAAACTCGAGGCGCGGAAAACGCGTTAAATTTTGCAGTGACATGGGTCCTCCGGAGGATGCTGTTTTTGTATATTATTTTTATTATGCACGCTGACGCGCCAGAAATGAAAAAGGCGCTTTTAAAAGCGCCTTTTTTTTAGTGAAAGACTTACTTCGTCACGTCTGCCCCGAACCACTTCTCGGAGAGCGCTTTCAGGCTACCGTCTTTCTGCATATCAGCGATTGCACCGTCCACGGCTTTAACCAGGTCCTGGTTATCTTTGCGGATAGCGACACCGGCTTCCTGACGGGAGAACGCATCACCCGCGACCGCCAGCGTATCTTTGGTTTTCTTCACCAGATCCAGCGCTGCCAGGCGATCAACCAGGATGGCATCGATACGGCCAACGCGCAGATCCTGATATTTAGTCGGGTCATCATCGTACGTACGGATGTCGACACCCTGAACGTTCTGGCGCAGCCACTCTTCATAGTTAGTGCCCAGACCGACGCCCACTTTTTTGCCTTTCAGATCGGCGGCCGATTTAATCGTGCCTTCGTTGCCTTTCTTCACCAGCGCCTGAATACCGGAAACTGTGTACGGCGTAGAGAAATCATATTTCTTCTTACGCTCATCAGAGATGGTCACCTGATTGATCACCACGTCGATGCGTTTGGAATCCAGTGACGCCAGCATCCCGTCCCATTTGGTCGGTTTAAGCTCGGCTTTGACGCCCAGATGTTTTGCCAACTCTTGAGCAAACTCAACTTCAAAACCGGTCAGCTTGCCGTCATCGCCCTGAAAACTGAATGGCGGATAAGTACCTTCCAGCCCAACCAGCAGCGTGCCGCGTTCTTTCACTTTATTCAGCAGATTTTCAGCGGCGAAGGTTTTCGCGCTCATCCCTGCGACCAGTGCAACAGCCATGACGCCCATCAGCGCCTGACGACCCAGAAGTGCTAATTTCATAGTGACCCCGATATAGTGGTTTTTTGAGTAGTGTAGGGCTTTCGTTTATAACGTCAAACACGAGTCCGCTACATCTTATTCAATTTTAATATATATCAGAAGTTGTCCCGGCGTAGACTTTCTGCTTCATCACGCCCGGCATTTGCGCTTTATATTGCGCGTACTTACGCAGGGCGATGCGATAGTTGTTGGTGCTGGTGGCGGGCAACCAGGGTTCCAGATTTTCATCCAGATAACCGGTTTTCAGCAGATCGCGGGAGATGTTTTGCATAGTCAGATGCTGGCCCAGGCGACGCAGACGAACCACATATTCGCGCACGGTCCCGTGACTCATTTCTGTTTGCTCAAACAGGAATTGTTTAAAGCCGATGATGTCGAAAAAGTCGCTTTGCTCTTTGCAATGCAGATCGCCACAGAACCGGCACAGGGCCACCCACTCTTGCTGCTCCACCTGCCAGGCGGATTCATCCATCAGGGTGTCGAGACGAGAAATCGCGATCTTATTCACGATTTCGCCACGACGAACCAGCGTGATACGGTCAAGTAACTTATTGCAATGGGCGCAATGCGTCTGACTGTGTTTAAAGTCTTTTAGGTAGCGGCTTAAAGGCCGTCTTTTAGATTGCTGCACCGTCATGATAACTCCTGGTTGTCAATACGTTGTGCGGCACTTTTCGGGCGAACATCGCCTATAACTTACCCAGTTTGGTCCGTAAGCGTTTGATGGCCTGACTATGCAATTGGCTCACCCGAGACTCCCCCACTTCCAGAACCGCGCCGATCTCCTTAAGATTCAGCTCTTCCTGGTAATAGAGTGTTAACACCAACTGCTCACGTTCCGGTAAAGCTTCAATAGCTTCCATTACGCGAGAGCGTAAATTACCTTCCAGTAAATGGTGTAACGGGTTTTCTTGCTGATTTTCATCAGTCACCAGCTCAATGCTATCGCCATGCTCTTCGCGCCACTCGTCATAAGAGAAGAGTTGGCTGTTATTGGTATCGAGCAACATCTGGCGATAATCTTCAACAGCAATGCCAAGACGCTCCGCCACTTCAGTTTCCGTCGCGTTGCGTCCCAGTTCCTGTTCGAGCTGTCCCATCGCATGCGCCACTTCGCGGGCATTGCGGCGAACACTACGCGGCACCCAGTCACGGCTGCGCAGTTCGTCCAGCATCGCACCACGAATACGCTGTACTGCGTAAGTCGTAAATGCCGTTCCTTGCAGAGCGTCGTATCGGTCAACTGCATTCAATAACCCGATACCGCCCGCCTGTAGCAGGTCGTCCAGTTCCACACTCGCCGGCAATCGCACCTGGAGGCGCAATGCTTCGTGACGCACCAGCGGGACATAACGCTGCCACAGCGAGTGTTTATCCATTACACCTTCAGCGGTATAGAGTGAATTCACGATAAACAGCCCTGCGTTAATTGAGTTATCGGCATGATTATCCGATTCTGGAGGGGTTTTAATCGGGTGAATAGTGGGTGAAATGAGGGGTTATTTGGGGGGTTATGATAAATAAAGAAAAGAAAAAACCCCGCCGAGGCGGGGTTTGAGCTTAATCAGGCAATTAGCCCTGCAGCAGAGACAGAACCTGCTGAGGAACCTGGTTAGCTTTAGACAACACGGAGTTACCCGCCTGCTGGATGATCTGCGCTTTAGACATATTTGACACTTCGGTCGCATAGTCGGCGTCCTGAATACGGGACTGCGCTTCAGACAGGTTGGTGGTGGTGTTGTTCAGGTTAGTTACCGCTGAGCTCAGACGGTTCTGTACCGCACCCAGGGAAGAACGGAATTTGTCAACAGAAGCGATAGCTTTATCCAGCATTGCCAGTGGATCTGCAGATGAAGCACCTGCAAATTCTGTAGCAGTCGCCATGACGATAGTGGTATCAATATCAGTTGTAGCTAAAATATCCGTACCATTTGTTCCAGCTTTGTAGTTTTTACCATCTACAGTGACAAAACCAGCAGCTTCGCCTGTGGCTGGATCATTTGCAACCTTAACAGCTACACCTGTTTTAGTAGCAGTCGCACCATCTTTAGTTGTATAGGTGACATCTGAAGTATTAATTGATACTACACCAGTGCCCTGATTTAAAGTAGCTGCATAGTAATTATCGCCTGATTTAACAACATAATTACCGGTTGCCGCACCATCTTTATCCAGAACGTTATGTACACTTAAACCAGTGGTATCAGTGGTTCCGAGTGTAGCAGCAGTACCTACAGCAAACGAAACATCTTTTGGCGCACCAGTGGTCTGCGGCACACTAGTGATGGCATTGCCTACATTTAAGGAGTTACCATCTACAGAGAAGCCAGTCAGCCCCAAAGTAGAAGAATCAATTTTCTGCAGGTCGATAGAGATAGTCTGGCCATCGTTCGCACCTACTTGGATCTTCATGGAACCGTCTTTGGCCAGAACATTCACGCCGTTGAACTGAGTCTGACCGGATACGCGGTCGATTTCGTCCAGACGTGATTTGATTTCGTCCTGGATTGAAGACAGGTCAGAATCGGAGTTAGTACCGGTAGTTGCCTGAACAGTCAGTTCACGAACACGCTGCAAGTTGTTGTTGATTTCAGACAGTGCGCCTTCAGTGGTCTGCGCCAGAGAGATACCGTCGTTTGCGTTACGTGCAGCCTGAGTCAGACCTTTGATGTTAGAGGTGAAGCGGTTAGCAATCGCCTGGCCCGCTGCGTCATCTTTTGCGCTGTTGATGCGCAGACCAGAAGACAGACGCTCGATAGAAGAAGACAGAGCAGACTGGTTCTTGTTGATGTTGTTCTGAGTGATCAGCGAGAGGCTGTTGGTATTAATGACTTGTGCCATGATTTCGTTTCCTGTTGTTCATCAAATCTGTGGATTAGATTTGGGTTTCCACCCTTCGGCTTCATCGCCGTCAAAGTTGTTATCGTCTGGACTAAAACAACCTTTAGATTTTTTTTCACGAATCCACGAAATTTTTTAGCCACAGAAATACTCCTCTCTATAAGCTTTATTCTCGCCATTAAAAAAAAGAAATTAATCGTAAACTTTGCTTCATTCAGGCCGATAACCCCAGTATTCATTCTACGTGTCGATATATTAAGGAATAAATATGGCAAGTGTTTCAACGCTGGGAATTGGCTCAGGTTTAAAGTTAGGGGACATTCTCGACAGCCTGACAACCGCAGAAAAAGCGCGGCTCACCCCAATTACCAAGCAACAGACGTCTTATACCGCCAAGCTCAGCGCTTACGGCACGTTGAATAGCGCATTGAGCGCCTTCCAGACCGCTAACACCGCGCTGAACAAAGCCGATCTGTTTAGCTCCACAACAACGGCGAGCAGCAGCAGTGCGTTCAGCGCCACCACCGCTGGCGGTGCCATTGCCGGTAAATATTCTATTAGCGTGTCTCAGCTTGCTCAGGCGCAAACCCTGACCACGCGCAATACGCAGCCAGACAACAAAACAGCGATTGCCACTGCCGACAGTAAAATTACCATTCAGCAAGGCGGCGATAAAAAACCGGTTACGATTGATATCAGCGCGGCAAACTCGTCATTGACGGGCATTCGCGATGCGATCAACAAAGCCGAGGCGGGCGTAACGGCCAGCGTTATCAACGTCGGTAACGGTGAGTATCGTCTGTCGATTACCTCTGCGGATACCGGTGCAGACAACGCCATGACGTTAACCGTTAGCGGTGACACGGCATTGCAAAGCTTTATGGGCTACAACGGCACCAGCACGGATGCCAGCAACGGGATGCTGGAAAGCGTCACGGCGCAAAACGCCAAGCTGAAGGTCAACAACGTTGATATCGAAAACAGCAGCAACACCATCAGTGATGCGCTCGAAGGTATCACCCTGAACCTGAGTGATACCACGTCGGGTAACCAAACCCTGACCATCACCAAAGACACGTCAAAAGCTGAAACTGCGCTGAAAGCCTGGGTTGATGCCTATAACACGTTGCAGGACAGCTTTGCGTCACTGACCAAATATACCGCTGTGGACGCGGGTACCGATGCGCAAGATACCAGCAACGGTGCACTTATTGGTGACAGTACTCTGCGGACCATTCAGACCCAGTTGAAAGGGATGCTGAGCAGCTCCGCCGGTGGAACTACCATCAAAACGCTGTCGCAAATTGGGATTACTACCGACCCTAAAACCGGCAAGCTGGAACTCGACAGCGACAAAATGAAAACCGCCCTGACCAACAACGCTGCAGGCGTCAAGGATCTGGTGGTGGGTGACGGTAAAACCACCGGCATCACCACCACGATGGGCAGCAATCTGACCAGCTGGCTTTCGAGCAAAGGCATTATTCAAGCGGCAAAAGATGGTGTCAGTAAAACGCTGA
Above is a window of Lelliottia jeotgali DNA encoding:
- a CDS encoding CDP-diacylglycerol--glycerol-3-phosphate 3-phosphatidyltransferase is translated as MRFNIPTLLTLFRVVLIPFFVLAFYMPFTWAPFVCALIFLVAAVTDWFDGYLARRWNQSTRFGAFLDPVADKVMVAIAMVLVAEHYHTWWVTLPAATMIGREIIISALREWMAELGKRSSVAVSWIGKVKTTAQMASLVWMLWRPNAWVEWAGIGLLWVAAVLTLWSMLQYLNASRGDLLDQ
- a CDS encoding Excinuclease ABC subunit C, whose translation is MFDSKSFLKTVTSQPGVYRMYDAGGTVIYVGKAKDLKKRLSSYFRNNLASRKTEALVAQIQQIDVTVTHTETEALLLEHNYIKLYQPRYNVLLRDDKSYPFIFLSGDTHPRLAMHRGAKHAKGEYFGPFPNGYAVRETLALLQKIFPVRQCENSVYRNRSRPCLQYQIGRCLGPCVEGLVSEEDYAQQVDYVRLFLAGKDDQVLTQLIARMEKASHALAFEEAARIRDQIQAVRRVTEKQFVSNNGDDLDVIGVSFDAGLACVHVLFIRQGKVLGSRSYFPKVPGGTELGEVVETFVGQFYLQGSQMRTLPAEILLDFNLNDKTLLADSLSELAGRRVNVQTKPRGDRARYLKLARTNAATALTTKLSQQSTIHQRLTALATVLKLPEVKRMECFDISHTMGEQTVASCVVFDANGPVRAEYRRYNITGITPGDDYAAMNQVLRRRYGKAIEETKIPDVIVIDGGKGQLGQAKAVFAELDVPWDKHHPLLLGVAKGTDRKAGLETLFLEPEGEGFSLPPDSPALHVIQHIRDDSHDHAIGGHRKKRAKVKNTSTLETIEGVGPKRRQMLLKYMGGLQGLLNASAEEIAKVPGISQGLAEKIYYSLKH
- a CDS encoding BarA-associated response regulator UvrY, whose protein sequence is MRAGIRRILEDIKGIKVAGEVCCGEDAVKWCRTHSADVVLMDMNMPGIGGLEATRKIARAYVDTKVIMLTVHTENPLPAKVMQAGAAGYLTKGAAPQEVVNAIRSVFSGQRYIASDIAQQMALSQIEPDKTGSPFASLSERELQIMLMITKGQKVNEISEQLNLSPKTVNSYRYRMFSKLNIHGDVELTHLAIRHGLCNAETLTSQ
- a CDS encoding N-3-oxohexanoyl-L-homoserine lactone quorum-sensing transcriptional activator, whose amino-acid sequence is MRDTDFFTWRRNCFLRFQEMGTVDEVYNELQQQTQALEFDYYSLCVRHPVPFTRPKISVHSSYPPEWMSQYQSENYFAIDPVLKRENFIQGHLPWTDDLFSEAQPLWDGARDHGIRKGITQCLMLPNHALGFLSVSRTSQFGKMMDSEEIELRLQMLVQMALTALLRFEHEMVMPPEMKFSKREKEILKWTAEGKTSAEIAIILSISENTVNFHQKNMQKKFNAPNKTQIACYAAATGFI
- a CDS encoding Cystine ABC transporter, ATP-binding protein → MSAIDVKNLVKKFHGQTVLHGIDLEVQEGEVVAIIGPSGSGKTTLLRSINLLEQPEGGTIRVGDITIDTGKSLGQQKGLIRRLRQHVGFVFQSFNLFPHRTVLENIIEGPVIVKGEPKEEAIARARELLAKVGLSGKETSYPRRLSGGQQQRVAIARALAMRPDVILFDEPTSALDPELVGEVLNTIRQLAQEKRTLVIVTHEMSFARDVADRAIFMDQGRIVEQGPAKELFTNPQLPRTRQFLEKFLTR
- a CDS encoding Cystine ABC transporter, permease protein, yielding MFFGLVLGFILALMRMSPILPVRWLARFYISIFRGTPLIAQLFMIYYGLPQFGIELDPIPAAMIGLSLNTAAYTSETLRAAISSIDKGQWEAAASIGMTPWQTLRRAILPQAARVALPPLSNSFISLVKDTSLAATIQVPELFRQAQLITSRTLEVFTMYLAASLIYWVMATVLSALQNYFENQLNRQERDPK
- a CDS encoding D-cysteine desulfhydrase: MSLQNLTRFPRLEFIGAPTPLEYLPRFSDYLGRDIFIKRDDVTPMAMGGNKLRKLEFLAADALREGADTLITAGAIQSNHVRQTAAVAAKLGLNCVALLENPIGTRAENYLTNGNRLLLDLFNVQIEMCDALTDPAAQLEELATRVEAQGFRPYVIPVGGSNVLGALGYVESALEIAQQCEGAVSLSSVVVASGSAGTHAGLAVGLEQLMPDVELIGVTVSRSIADQKPKVVTLQQAVAQQLEVQAKSDILLWDDYFAPGYGTPNEEGQEAIKLLARLEGILLDPVYTGKAMAGLIDGITQKRFKDEGAILFVHTGGAPALFAYHPHV